In Mangrovivirga cuniculi, the following proteins share a genomic window:
- a CDS encoding PorP/SprF family type IX secretion system membrane protein: MNKFFLLITGILLTLNINAQDPQFSQFYSHNLYLNPAFTGSHQMGRVGVIYRSQWPSINATFESYSAYFDGYIEKYYSSVGLMIQRDREGLSGLTSTSINALYSYELYLNDNLVFRPGVDIGYVIRGVNFTELTFGDQFDQNGFISQETAESLNTGDNVNYFDVGLGGLLYSSNFFIGLSAHHLTTPDQSILGDETSRLPVKMSVHGGYVLPFATNRTGRERNITPTFQYKRQGSFQQLDIGTYATLEPLVLGVWYRGLPIQGDGGINLTESIVGLVGLMPNENLRIGYSFDFTMSKVGLDAGGAHEITINYLFKMRDHPYRPPRSVMSVPCPNF; the protein is encoded by the coding sequence ATGAATAAATTTTTTCTGTTAATAACCGGAATTCTGCTGACCCTGAACATTAACGCACAGGACCCACAGTTTTCCCAATTTTATTCTCACAACTTATACCTGAACCCTGCTTTTACAGGCTCACATCAGATGGGTCGGGTGGGTGTAATTTATCGCTCACAATGGCCATCAATAAATGCAACATTTGAAAGCTATTCAGCATATTTTGATGGATATATCGAAAAATATTATAGTTCGGTCGGTTTAATGATCCAAAGAGACCGCGAAGGATTATCCGGGTTAACTTCAACTTCGATAAACGCGCTCTACAGTTATGAGCTTTACTTAAATGACAACTTGGTATTCCGGCCAGGTGTAGATATTGGGTACGTTATAAGGGGTGTGAATTTTACAGAATTAACCTTTGGAGATCAGTTTGATCAAAATGGTTTTATCAGTCAGGAGACAGCCGAATCACTTAACACAGGTGACAATGTAAATTATTTTGATGTCGGGCTGGGTGGACTGTTATATTCATCAAATTTCTTTATTGGTCTTTCTGCCCATCATTTAACAACACCTGATCAAAGCATTCTTGGTGATGAAACCAGCAGATTACCTGTTAAAATGTCCGTGCATGGTGGTTATGTACTTCCTTTTGCAACCAACCGTACCGGCAGAGAAAGAAACATCACTCCGACATTCCAGTATAAACGCCAGGGTAGCTTTCAACAATTAGATATTGGTACTTATGCCACTTTAGAACCCCTGGTTCTTGGTGTATGGTACCGTGGTTTACCGATTCAGGGCGACGGAGGAATCAATCTGACGGAATCTATAGTCGGATTGGTAGGACTTATGCCTAATGAAAATCTAAGAATTGGTTACTCATTTGATTTCACCATGTCAAAAGTCGGCCTTGATGCTGGCGGAGCACATGAAATAACCATAAACTATCTGTTTAAAATGCGAGACCACCCTTACAGACCTCCGCGAAGTGTTATGTCTGTTCCTTGTCCAAACTTTTAA